The sequence TCACGCCGAGCAAGGCCGAGCCTGCCACCGCCGCGTCCACTGCCGTGCCGCCCTCGCGCAGCACCTCGATCGCGGCCAACGAGGCCTGCGGATGCGAGGTCGCCACCATCGCGTTGGTGGCGTGGACCGTGGACCTGCCGGGGAAATGGAAGTTTCTCATCGAATGTTTGCTCTCTTGGCGTCTAGGCTAAGTCTTGGGGCGCGCATCGCGCAGTCGCGGAAAAACCGGGCCTACATGACACATTCCGGCCCATCCGGGCAATGCTGGCATACCAGGGAAATGGCAGCCATCCGCTGGGCGTATAGACTTCGTGCCGCCCGCAGCCATGTGGGTTTTCGGGCCGGCGGCCGCCTGCTAAACGAGCCGACATGATTTCAGAGAACATGACTTACAAGGTCTGCGCCTTCTATCAATTCGCCGCCCTGCCCGATTACCGCGAGCTGCGCGAGCCGCTGCGGGCGTTCTGCGCCGGCCTTGCGCTGAAAGGCAGCGTGCTGCTGGCGCGGGAGGGCATCAACGGCACGATCGCGGGCGCGCCCGAGGCGGTCGACCGCTTCGCCCATGAGCTCACTCACGGTGCTCTGTTCGGCGGCAGGCTGGACAATCTCGAACTGAAGTGCTCGACGGCGGAAGCGATTCCGTTCGGCCGGCTCAAGGTGCGCTTGAAGAAGGAGATCGTCACGCTTGGCGATGCGGCCGCCGATCCGACCCGGCAGGTCGGCACCTATGTCGAGGCGAGCGAATGGAACGCGCTGATCGCGGCGCCCGACACGCTGGTGCTCGACACCCGCAATGCCTTCGAGGTCGCGATGGGGACGTTCGAGGGCGCGGTCGATCCCGGCATCAGGAGCTTTGGCCAGTTCAAGGATTTTGCCGCGGAGCAGCTCGATTCGACAAAGCATCGCAGGATCGCGATGTTCTGTACCGGCGGCATCCGCTGCGAGAAGGCGAGCGCGCATCTGCTCGCGCGCGGCTTTGCCGAGGTCTTTCATCTCAAGGGCGGCATCCTGAAATATCTGGAAGAGGTGCCGGAGGCGCAGAGCCGCTGGCGCGGCGAATGTTTTGTGTTCGACGAGCGCGTCGCGCTCGGTCATGGCTTGCGCGAACGGGACAAGGGGTACGGCCGTGACGAATGAGATCAAGACGCTTAGCGAGCGCATCGACGCACTGGAAATGCGCATCGCCTATCAGGACGACACCATCGAGACGCTGAACCAGACCATCACCGCGCAATGGAAGCACATCGACGCGTTAACGCGGAAGATCGCAGAGCTCGGGGAGCGGCTCCAGGACGCCGAAGCGAATGCACCGGGCTCCGCCAACGAGCG comes from Bradyrhizobium diazoefficiens and encodes:
- a CDS encoding rhodanese-related sulfurtransferase, whose product is MTYKVCAFYQFAALPDYRELREPLRAFCAGLALKGSVLLAREGINGTIAGAPEAVDRFAHELTHGALFGGRLDNLELKCSTAEAIPFGRLKVRLKKEIVTLGDAAADPTRQVGTYVEASEWNALIAAPDTLVLDTRNAFEVAMGTFEGAVDPGIRSFGQFKDFAAEQLDSTKHRRIAMFCTGGIRCEKASAHLLARGFAEVFHLKGGILKYLEEVPEAQSRWRGECFVFDERVALGHGLRERDKGYGRDE
- a CDS encoding SlyX family protein, with product MTNEIKTLSERIDALEMRIAYQDDTIETLNQTITAQWKHIDALTRKIAELGERLQDAEANAPGSANERPPHY